The nucleotide window GGGGAACGCAGCATCAGGCCACGCTCGAAACCGGCAGTGGCCATCGCCACTTTCCAGCCCTCGCCCTCGCCGCCCAGACGGCAGTCCACCGGGACTTTGACGTTGTCAAAGAAGATTTCGGCAAAACCGGGCAGCCCATCGAGCTGTGGAATCGGGCGCACGGTAATACCTTCGCTGTCCAGCGGCACCAGAATAAAGGTCAGACCGTGGTGACGCTCCGACTCAGGGTCAGTGCGGAACATGCCAAAACACCAGTCGGCCCACACGGCGCGAGTCGACCAGGTTTTCTGGCCATTGATTACGTAATGCATGCCATCTTCACTGAGGTCGGCGCGGGAACGAATCGCCGCCATATCAGAGCCGGCATTGGGTTCGGACCAGCCCTGACACCAGATATCCTTGCCGGTGGCCATGCCGTTCAGGAAGCGCTTCTTCTGCTCCTCAGTGCCGTATTCCATCAGCGTGGGGCCAAGCAGGAAGATGCCGTTCTGGTTCACCCGCAGCGGTGCCGATGCCGCGTAATACTCTTCTTCAAAAATCAGCCATTGCATCAGGTCGGCGCCGCGGCCGCCCATTTCTTCCGGCCAGGTGATCATGCCCCAGCGGCCTTCGTAGAGTTTGGCTTCCCACTCGCGGTGTTGCTGGAAACCCGCTTCCGTGTCGAAGGATTGCAGCGGCTCTGCGGGAACATTGGCCTTTAACCAGGCGCGCACTTCCTCGCGAAATGCCTGATGCTCAGCGGTGTATTCGAGTTTCATCGGTGATTCTCGTCTCGTTACTCAGCGGCGGGACAGGCCCGCCTGTCATCAGAATTGGGCGTCGCGCTTCTGCACGAAAGCGTCTTTGGCTTCCTGGGAGTCCGGCTCGGCGTAGGCTTCCTGGGTGAAGCCCTGCTCCCAGCGATATTTGTCTTCCAGATTGCCATCTTCCACGCCGTTCAATGCTTCTTTGGCAAGCTCGATCATACGCGGCGATTTGTCGGCAATTTTATCGGCGATCTCGCGGGCGGTATCCATCAGTTGCTCACGGGGCACGACTTTCTCGACGGCGCCCAGGCGGTAAGCTTCCTGTGCATCGATGGCTTCGCCGGTGAAGTACATGTAGCGCACTTTCTGTACCGGGAACATGCGCTGCAGGTGAGCACCGCCACCCATCGCGCCACGATCCACTTCGGGAACCGCGAAGGTCGCACACTCGGAGGCAACAATGATGTCGGCCGCGCCGCTGATACCAATGCCCCCACCCAGTACGAAGCCGTGCAAGGCGACGATCACCGGTTTGCGGTTGCGGTGAATGGCTTTGAAGGTTTCGTAATTACCCTTGTTCACACGGGTAATCATGGCCGGGTTAGCCGCCAGCTCCTTGATATCAACGCCCGCGCAAAAACCGCGTCCTTCGGCGCCGATGATGATCGCGCGCACGGCATCATTGTCGCTCATCGCGTTGATTTCGGCAGCAATCGCCAACCAGCCATCGCTGTTAAAGGCATTAACCGGCGGGTGATTGAAGATCATTTCAGCAACACCGCTGTCGCTGATGGTCAGGGTATATGGCTTAGTCATTATGCGTTCCCCATGTTTGCGAAGCGCGCCTCGGCTTCGTCCACGATGCTGCGAATCAGGTCTTCACAGCTCAGTAATTCATCGATCACGCCCGCCACCTGACCGGAGGGCAATACACCCTCGTCGGGGCGGCCATCAACCATCGCTTTCTGGATAATCATCGGCGCGTTGGCGGCCATAATGGCCTGCGCCTTGGTAATGTCACCGCTGCTGGTCATCGCCATCGCCGAGCGCAACAGCGACGTCAGGCTGGCGCCGGTAAACTTGCGAAATGCCAAGCCATTACGCAGGGCTATCAGCAGTTTTTTCAGCGGACCGGCTTTCTCCAGTTCGGTGAGAAAATCGTTGAGAATCATCCGCTGCGGCAGGCCATCCAGCGCTTCACTGCGAATAATCGCGCCGGGGTCCTTGCAGCTCAGGTAGCGCTGTTTGGTGGCCTCGGGCACCGGACTTTCCTTGGTGAGCAGGAAGCGGGTCCCCATGGCAATCCCGTCGGCACCGAACGCCATTGCGGCCAGCAGACCGCGACCGTCTTTAAAGCCACCTGCGCCCAGTACCGGCACCTTGTCACCCACAGCATCAACAACTTGCGGCAATAACAGCGTGGTCGGCACGGCACCGGTGTGGCCGCCGCCTTCACCGCCCTGCACCGTAACGGCATCAGCCCCCATTTCCACGGCTTTAATCGCGTGTTTGGGCAGACCCACCGTGGGCATGCACACCACCCCCGCGTCTTTCAGGCGCGCCACCATGTCCTTGCCCGGTGAGCGCGAATAGCTCACCGCCTTGACGCCGTGCTTGATCACCAGATCGATAATCTCGGCGGCATTGGGCTGGTACATGTGGAAATTGACACCGAAATTGGCGTCAGTGAGGGATTTCACTTCGAGGATATTGGCTTCCATCTGCTCGGGGGGAATGGTCGCCCCGGCTAAAAAACCAAAACCGCCGGCATTGCCGGTTGCGGCGACCAGTTTGGGGTCAGCAACCCAGCCCATCGCCGTCTGGATGACCGGGTATTTGCAGCCCAGCAGTTCAGTGATGCGGGTGTTGAGTAACGTCGACATTGCTCGTTAAGCCCTGTGGTGAATCGACAAAACACCGGCAGTCTGCACTGCCGGTGTTGTAGTTGGCTGCCGCGTCTTAGCCGCGAACACCTGGAGGATTATCCTTGAGCTGCTTGGCCCGCAGATTGTGCGGATCGATGCGGCGGATAATCTCCAGTTGCTCTTCAGTCGGCGCTGTCGTGGTCGGAATCGTGTCGGGAACATGTACCGGGAATCCAGTATTTTCCTGAACTTCTTCCACGGTCACACCGGGGTGCAGGCTGACAATCTGCATCTGGCGGTTCGGGCCGCGGAAATCAAACACGCCGAGGTTGGTGTAAACCTGACGCACGTCGATTTCGTCAAAGCTGTAGCCCTTGGGCAGACGGTCGGGGTTGTAGCCGATAGTGCAGACCACATCGCACTCACCGTCGACAAACACCCGCGTGCTGTGAGCAGGCACCAGGTAGCTGTTGGCGTGACTGATGGAGTTGCCGGGAAAACCGCGCACACCCAGCATCTGTACTTTGGGTTTGCTGTAGTCACTACCCAGCGCTGAGATATTGGCCTGGGCAAAACGGTCGATCTGAGTCGGGCCACCGGTCAGGTGACGACGTCCGCTCCAGACGTTGTCAAAGATGCGGCTGAAGCCCATCCAGGTTTCATTTTTCTGTTTGAAATCTGCCGGGCGCTTACCGACCGGATTCGGCTCCGACAGCAACCAGGCCTCGGAGTCCGTCATCAGAATATCGGTGTTGCTGCTCAGCATCGCCAGACTCGCGGCAATACGCGGCAGTACGCCGATACCGGTCACCAGCACTTCGCCATCGTTGTCGTAGGCACTGGCATTGGCACAAATCATCAGCTCGGCCAGGCTGTATTCAGTTGCGGGAGTACTCATAAAAAATTCCTCAGACCGATCTCAGTAAACAGGCATTGGCAGTTGGCGAATGGCATCCAGTCCGCCCACGGCGTCCTGGTATTCCGCCTCGCTGCGGCCCTTGATGTACTTGTCGAAGTAGGCCTCGAAGCCGCCTTCTTTGGCTGAGCTGTTGTACTCCTGGAAGTGCGGCACATCGAAACCGTAGAGCGGCGCACAGGAACTGGGGTGAGCGCCACCGGCAACGGGGATCACCGCCGACGTCATGGTGCGCTCCCAGAATACGTAGCGGGCTTCATCGCCCTCGGCAAAGTAATCGGTGTCGACCAGTTCTTCGCAGCTGACAAAGGTTTTGTCGGCGGCGCGGGCCATCCAGTCATCCATGTAAATGTCCGGGCCTTTGATCTGGCAGACGCCACGGCGGTCGGCACGGTCGACATGAATCAGCGCGGCATCCAGCTTCAGCGCGGGCATGGCCAGCCACTCTTTATCGTCGTAGGGGCTGTCGATCAATTTGATCTCGGGGTTATGCTTGACAACATCGGTGCCCAAACCCAGCTTGCTGGGGATAAACGGACACCCCCAGGCAGCGGCGCGCAGGCCCAGCAACATCATGCCTTCGTCAATTTCCATGACCTCGATGTCGCCGTTCTGGCGAGCTTGACGGAAATACGGCTCCAGGGGGATGAAATCCAGTGACACGAAGGCGAACACCACTTTTTTCACCTTACCGGCGGCGCACAGCATGCCGACATCGGCACCACCGTAGGCCACGACCGTCAGATCTTTCAGGTCTGACTTGAGAATTTCACGGATCAGCGCCATGGGCTTACGGCGGGGACCCCAGCCACCAATACCGATGGTCATGCCATCGCGCAGCTCGCCAACGAGCTCCTGCAAAGCCATTTCTTTATTCACGTCCACTCCTTAATTGAAAGTGAGTTTGCCGCCCGAAAAGTGGTTTCAGGCTCAGCATCTGCTACGCATAACAGCAGAGCGGAAAGCTTACCAACGAAAAAATCCGAAGCTATAAGCCAAACAGATTACGCAAAACCGTTTTTAGTTCTTATCGGATTCTGCGCGAACAATCCGGCTCATACGGTAATCGTGCTTGACGAAATTGACCCCGAGAGAACACTCGGTTCGCAGCACACCGGGCAAGCCGCTGATACGACGGTGCAGAAACGCCGCCAGCTCGGCGTGATCCTGCACTAAAGTAATGGCGAGAAGGTCGAAGCGACCCAGCATTTTTCCCACAAAACCAATTTCCGGCACCTCGGCCAGACGCTGCGCCAGCTCTTCGCACTGGGCGCTGCGTTCCGCCTCCACCCAAATGTAGGCGAGAATCGGGTTTCGCAGCCGGGCGATGTTGGTCATCGCGGTGATACGCACCAGACCTTCGGCTTCCATGCGCTTGATCCGCGAACGCACGGTACCCTCGGTCACCCCCAACTCCGCCGCAATCTTGCGATTGCTGGTGCGGGCGTCATGGGCGAGGCCATCGAGAATTTTCAGGTCCAGTTCGTCGAGCTGTTTCTTTTGCACTGTTATACCCCGTGACCGAACGGCACCCAATTGGATTGATTTTTGAGCACGTCCAGCGCCACCGAGGGCTCCAGCTTGCGCACCCCCGGCACCGCCGCCAGCTTGGCCAGCAAGGCATTCAGGTCTTCCTGATCGCGAGCGACCGCCAGAGCTTCTATGTCCAGTGTGCCCACGACCTGACAAACAGAAAATACCTGGGAAAACCCGGCCAGGTCCTCGGCCACCGCGTCTGCCGGCCGGCCTTCTACCTGAATACCTACGGCCAGCATCATGCTGTAACCCACCGCTTCATAATCGGTGACCGCCACCACACGCAGGCTGTCTGACTCTTCCATGCGGCGCACACGCGATCGCACGGTTGCCTCGGTCAGGCCCAGTTCGGCAGCAATGGTTTTGAAGGGCATACGACCATCACGGCGCAGCAGCGCCACGATGCGAAAGTCGACCTCGTCCATACCGTGATGCGTGTTGTCACCGGCCAGCGATGGCAGCGCCCCTTCACCACTGCCAATATTCACGCGCCACCGCCCAGCAACGCGGTCGCCTGTTTGGCCAGCTCAGTCTTCAGCACTTTGCCGGAGGCATTCATCGGCAAGCTCTCCACAAACTCCACGTAATAGGGTTGTTTGTAACGAGCCAATTTGTCAGCGCAGAAAGCCTTGACCTGCTCGGCGGTCAATTCGGCATCGGGACGGCACACCACAAAGGCCATGCCGACCTCCCCCTGAGGCGCCTTCGGTACGCCAATCACCGCCACCTGCGCGACGCCATCCAGGTTGTAAAGCAGCTTTTCCACCTCCGCCGGATAGACGTTCTCGCCGTTCATGATGTACATATCCTTCAGGCGGTCGGTGATGCGCAAATAGCCACGCTCGTCCATGACGCCGATATCGCCAGTGCGCAGCCAGCCGTCGGCGGTAATCGCCTCAGCGGTAGCCTCGGGCATATCGAAGTAACCCTGCATGACGTTGTAGCCGCGCAGCCACACCTCGCCCTCCTCACCCGGCGCGCGGGCCTCGCCAGTTTGCGGGTCGGCGCATTTCAGCTCCACACCCGGCATGGCGCGACCGCAGGTGCTGGCAATGGTTTGCGGCTCGTCGTCAGGACGACAGATGGTGACTACGCCGGTGGATTCGGTAAGGCCGTATGCAGTGACCACGGTTTCAAAGCCCAGCACATCACGCATGTCCTCAACCAGCTTGACCGGCACGGATGCCGCGCCGGTCACGCCGAGGCGCAGGCTCGACAGGTCATAGTTATCGCGCTCGGGATCAGCCAGCAGCATTTCATACAGCGAGGGGGCGCCGGGCAACATACTCACCCGCTCAGCCGTGATGGTCTCCATCACGGCCCGGCGATCAAACTGCGCCATGGGCACGATGGTGCAGCCGGTAATCAGCGCCGCCAACCAACCCGCTTTGTAACCAAAGGAGTGAAAGAAGGGGTTAATAATCAGATAAATATCGTCGCCGCTCAGGCCGACCGTGTCGCTCCAGGTCGCAAACACGCGAATGTTCTGCTCGTGACTGCACAACACCCCCTTGGCCTTGCCGGTGGTGCCGGAGGTAAACAGCATATCGACGCTGTCGGAAGGTTCTATGGCACGCTCCAGCGCAATAAAGGCCGCATCGTCGGCCTCGGCGGATTTGGCCATAAACGTCATCCAGCCCAGTTGCTCAGCGATATCGCTGTCGGCATCCAGGCGGATACTGGCTGTCAGGTCCGGCAGCGACTCTGCCGTGACCATCTCAGCGGGATCAGCGGCCTCCAGCTTGGCAACGGTCAGCAGCACGCTCACCCCCGCGCGACGAAGAATATCCGCCGCTTCCGAGGCATTCAGCCGGGTATTCAGCGGCACCAATACCGCGCCTACCGACTGCAAACCCAAGGCGGCGACAATCCAGCGGGCACTGTTGGGCGCCCAGATCGCCACGCGGTCACCGCGCTTCACCCCCATGCTCAGAAAGGCCCGCCCGGCCTGACGGCGCAGATCGTTGAGCTGTCGATAGCTGGTGTTCTCACCCGCCTCGCGGATCGCTGTTTTATCGCCATATTGCTGAGCCGCCCAGCCCAGCAGGCGCGGCATGGTCAGCGGCGGCAAAGTCAGATTACTCAGAACGTCGCTGGTGTTGGTAGGCGTGGAAGGTGAGGACATGGCGAAAACCCTGAAAATAGACGGACAGTTTTTTGCCCTAGAGTCTAGAATCAGAATCGTGCAACAACAAGGCTATGCGTAGTGATTCCGGTCATCAGCTACGCATAACAGCGCCAACTACTCCTTTCGGATGAGATTTTGGTAGGCTGCCTCCCGTATTTCAGCGGGCGAGTCACAGCGTGCTTAATAGTTGAAGTACACTGGATTCGACAGTGCGAGCATGGCGGTACTGAGCACTGGTGACAGCGGCGAAATCAGGTACGCCGACGGCCAGCCCTGCACTTCAACGCGGTAGTAGCTGCGATCCCCGGCAGCGGGCGTATCTTCAAACTCAAAATGCGATTCGGTCACGGTGAATGTACCGAACTCTTCACCGTTCTTAATCACCGTCACCGTATAGAGGCGGGAAATATCGGCGAAGTCACCGCCCACCATCTCCAGCATAAACGTGACCGGCTGTCCGGTGGCTGGCAGGTTGTCGCCCATCATGCCGTCGGCCTGACCGTCACCATCAGTGTCGACATACAGCGCCAGCCGCTCGGCGTTGGGATTCACACTGATCGAGGCGCGCCCGGCATCCAATGCCTCCACCACTGCTTCGGGGCTTCGCTCACGTGCAAACACCCAGGTGGTGGGCGTACCCAACACATTGGCGATACTCTGCCAGGCGCTGGGGCTAGTCATATCGCCCTCGCCCAACGGGCCGTGGTGGGCATCGCTGCCGCCGCGACCGGTTATCCGCCGTCCTGACTTGAGCAGGTCATCCCAGATTTGCGTAGCCCCGGAATGCAGCAGCCAGATGGATGAATTCCAAACCTCTATGCCGCGGGCGAAGTCGTAACTGAAATTCCATGCATCGCTGCCGGCGGGGTGACAGGCCGACATGTGGACGCCGAGGCTGTCGATCACATCGCCGATCACCACATCGAGATCATCGCGTACCTGATACAGCAATTCATGCTCGTAGGGCTGGGCAGCAATGACATTGCCGTGACCTCGGTGATTGGTCCATTCGGCGCCATACAGCATGACCATCGAGTCAGAGCGGTAATCCGGATCAGCCCAGGTATGCTCCGCTATGCGGCCTTCAACATGGTTGTCGTGATCGGTGATAATGAAATAATCCATCCCCACCTCTTCTGCCAGAGCCACCAGGCCCGCCAGCGGACTGGTAGCATCGCTGCTGTGGTGAGAGTGCAAGTGCAGGTCGCCCTTCATCCAGACTCCATCGCTGACACTGGCTGCCGCAAAGCGATCAGCATCGCTATCTCCAGCACCGCCACCCGAGTCACCGCCACAAGCAGACAATCCCAACAGCAACCACAGCCCCATGCTCACCCGAAAGTGCTTCATTGCCCTTAAGCTCCGACTTTAACGACAGATCACGCCCGCACCGGAGACACCGCTCTGGCGGCTAGCGAAAAAGATAGATGGGCAGGAGTGGATACAAGATATCCACCTGCGCCGATGGTAACGGCAAAGCCGTTAAAGGCGCGCACTGTCGCAGAATTTTATGACAACTTAATTAAGCCCCGACACCGAACAGCGGGGCACAAAAGAAGATAGGAATAACGCCAGCAGACCTACTTAACAGGGTGCCAGACACCATCCTGCTCGTGGGCCTCACCCTGCTTTTTCAGCTTAAGCAGATGCGCCCAGAGCGACAGTTGCGCAATGCTGTGGATGTCGACAGGGACATCGTCGTAGGCCACCTTGACCAGTGCTTCGAGGTCACCCGCACCGTGTTGCTGCAGGGCCTTGCGAACTTTGCTCTCGCGACCGAGGCGGTGGGCAATCAGGCCGCGAATCTCGGCCCCGGCGTCCTCAATCACGCTGCCATGTCCGGGAGCCAGGGCACGCAGCGGATAGCCCAACATGGTTTCCAGCGAGGCGATATAGTCAGCCATATCGCCAGCGGGCGGAATAATCACCACGGTCGAGCCCTGCATAATATGGTCGCCGGTAAACATCAGCCCCGTGGCTTCGTGCAGGAAGCAGAAGTGGTTATCGACATGGCCCGGCGTGTATATCGCCCTGAGGATCTCGCCTTCAACGTCAATGGCCTGATCGTGCTGCAATTCAATATGGGGCTGAAAGCTGGTGTCCTGATAGCCATCATTGGCAATGGCACGCCCCAGCAAGGGCACGCCGTGCTGCTCAGCCAGAATGGCCGCCGCGGGCGAGTGGTCGGGATGGGTATGGGTCACCACAATCTGCTCCAGCTCGCCGCCGAGATCACGAATCGCCGCATTGATAGCATCAATGTGCTCATCGATGGCGGGACCGGGATCAAGCACGGTGATCCGCTGATTTCCCAGCAGATAGGCATTGGTGCCCGGCCCGGTCATCACGCTGGGATTTGGCGCGATCAACCGGTGAACATTCGGAGCCAGATTTTGAAGAACGCCAGCCTGCATAGCTATTACCCTCTGTGTACTCACCGCAATGGCACAACGCCCAGCATGTCGGAAAGCGGTGGGAAATTAAAGCGCGCGCTGGGCGCGATGCTGTTCAGTCAGCAGGGGCTGACCCATACGCCAGCGCAATCTGGCCCCCAGCAATAACGCCGCACTACTCAAGCCGGCGAACAAGCCCAACCAATAGCCACTCGGGCCCATCGCGGTCGTTCCAAAAGCCTCGGTGGCGAGAACATAGCCAGCCGGCAGACCAACACCCCAGTAGGAAAACAGGGTCAGATACATCGGCACCTGGGTATCTTCAAAGCCGCGCAGACAACCGTTGGCGGTCACCTGCAAGGCATCGGAGATCTGATACAGCGCCGCGAATAGCAGCAGATAACTGGCCAGCGACAGCACTTCGGGGTTGTCGGTATAAATGCGCGGAATCCACTCGCGGCTCACCACCAGCAACGCTGCCGCCGTCACGCCAATGACGGCCGTAATCCGGAAGGCAATACGAATAGCCAGACGCAGCCCTTCTTCGTCTTCACGACCCCGGGCATGTCCTATTCGCGAGGTGGCCGCCAGAGCAAAACTGAGTGGCAGCATGAATACCAGCGATGTGAAATTCAGCGTCAATTGATGACCGGCAACAACAATGGCGCCAGACTGGCTCAACAACAGTGCAATCACCGCAAAAATGCTGACTTCAAAGAAGATCGCCAATGCCACCGGCAAGCCCAATACAAACAGGTAGCGCAGCGTCGGTGGCTCAAATTGCCAGGGGCGCAGCTCCAGCTTACACCCTCGCTGGGCGTAGCTGTCGTTGAATTTCACGTAGAGCACCATCAACACAGCCATCAGATTCATCACCACCGCAGTGGCCCAGCCGCAGCCCACGCCCCCCAGGGCCGGGAAGCCCAGCTTGCCGTAAATCAGCACGTAGTTGACGGGAATATTGACCAGCAGGCCAATCACACTGATCCACAGCACCGGGCGGGTATCGCCCAGCGCTTCAGTATAACTGCGCAGCGACAGCACTACGGCGATGGCAGGCAGGCCCCAGCTCAGGCCAAAGAGGTAATCCTCCACCATCGGCTGAATCTGCGCATCAACATCCATCCGGCTCAGAATGAATCCGGTATTCTGCAGCAACAGCGCGCCGGCAATCCCGGCCAGCAGCGCCAGCATCATCGACTGATGCATGGTGGGGTTTATTCGCCCAAGCTGCCCGGCACCCAGGTGGCGGGCCAATACCGAGGTGGTGGCCATCAGCAGGCCGGTCAGGAATAAAAAGACCGGCACCCAGATGCTGGCCCCGACCGCAACGGCGGCCAGATCGACCGCAGAGACCCGCCCCGCCATGACCGTATCGACAAAGCCATTGGCGGATTGCGCCAACTGACCGCCAACAATAGGCAGGGCAATCGTTAACTGACGACGCAATTCCTCTCTGGCGCTGACAGGCATGAAAAACTCTCGGGCGGGCGTGAACGGGGCTGCACTCTAACGCAGCAATGGCGGCGCCGCAAACGCGTTAACGGCAGCGTGAGAGGAAACGAAAACGGGGGCCTCAGCCCCCGTCCTTGTTATTGCCTCACTGGTTCACACCAGCTCGGCGATGGGTACGACCGGATCGACATCCGCTTCGTAGTCCACGCCGTCGACACCAAAGCCAAACAGCTTGAGGAATTCCTGTTTGTAACCGGCAAAATCGGTGACGTCATGCAGGTTTTCCGTGGTGACTTTGTCCCAGGCGTCCGAAACCGCCTGCTGAATTTCCGGTCGCAGTTCGAGACCGTCGGCCCGCAAGCGGCCCTCCTCGTCGCAGGTCGGTTGATCCCCGTACAAGCTTTTGCGGAATAAACCGTAGACCTGCTCAATACAGCCTTCGTGGCTGCCGTCCGCCTTCATTACTTTAAACAGCAACGACAGATACAGCGGCATAATCGGAATGGCAGAACTGGCCTGAGTCACCACAGCTTTCAGCACCGACACACGGGCATCGCCGCCCTTCGCCGCCAGTCGCTCACGGATATCAATCACCCGCTTGTCCAGATCCTGCTTGGCGCGGCCAATCGTGCCATGCCAATAGATATCCCAGGTAATACGCTCACCGAGATAGGTGTAGGCCGTGGTCTTCGCACCGTCAGCCAGCACGCCCGCCTCATCCAGCGCCTCAATCCACATCTGCCAGTCTTCACCGCCCATCACGGCGACGGTACTGTCGATGTCATCCTGAGTCGCCGCCGGGAGCGTGACGGTTTCGATGGTTTCCTTGTCGGTATTCACCCCACGCTGACTGACATCCTTACCGATGGGCTTCAGGGTGGAGTTGAACACCTCGCCACTCTTTGGATGCTGGCGGCGTGGCGCCGCCAGGCTGTATACCACGAGATCGACTTGCCCGAGATCCGCCTTGATCTGCGCAATGGTTTTTTCCTTGATCTCATCAGAAAAGGCGTCACCGTTGATGCTTTTGGCATACAGCCCTTCCGCATCGGCAAATTTGTGAAAGGCTGCCGAGTTGTACCAGCCAGCCGTGCCCGGCTTTTTCTCAGTACCTTCTTTCTCGAAAAAAATGCCCAGCGTGGCGGCACCACTGCCAAACGCGGCACTGATCCGGGACGCCAGACCGTAGCCGGTAGAGGCGCCGATCACCAATACCTTCTTGGGACCATTGGGAATCTCGCCCTGGGCTTTCACATAGTCGATCTGCTGACGGACATTGGCCTCGCAGCCCACAGGGTGAGTGGTCACACACATGAAGCCGCGCACACGGGGTTTAATGATCATTCGCTTCTCTACTCCATCGTTGAAAGCCTTTATTGGCGGGCATTATAAGGCGTTCGGGCAGCCCCGACTAATACTCACTGTCAACTTTGAATTCTGCACAAAATACCGATTCGAGAAATTGCAGCTTAACTGTGTCGGTGAGAATCGCCTCTTCATCTAATCGCTTCAGACTAGCTTGGCGCAGTTTTCGCTGTGCTATGATCCGCCGAATAAAAGTAACAACACTGTAACCTTGTGCACAAATCGAGATTTATGCGCAATTAGCTCATTCCAAAACTTCGAATAACTATTAAAAAACAAACTTACATAAACACATTGCGTGCTAACAATTTATATAAGTAAAGGGTGATGTATGAAACTTAGCAAGCTTAAGCCACTCGCGGTGCTCGGCGGCTTTAGTCTGGCGGTAGCCAGCCCGATGGCACTGGCGCAGCTGGAAGAAGTTATCGTTACAGCGCAGAAGCGCGCCGAGTCGCTGCAAGACACACCAATCTCGCTGACGGCGTTCGGGGAAGATCAACTGGAAACCGACGGCATCAACAACCTTGGCGACATTGGCTCCAAAGTCCCCAGCCTGACGATTGAACCGTTTCCGATCAACAACGCCACCCTGCGTATCTTTATTCGCGGCATCGG belongs to Spongiibacter tropicus DSM 19543 and includes:
- a CDS encoding CehA/McbA family metallohydrolase, producing the protein MKHFRVSMGLWLLLGLSACGGDSGGGAGDSDADRFAAASVSDGVWMKGDLHLHSHHSSDATSPLAGLVALAEEVGMDYFIITDHDNHVEGRIAEHTWADPDYRSDSMVMLYGAEWTNHRGHGNVIAAQPYEHELLYQVRDDLDVVIGDVIDSLGVHMSACHPAGSDAWNFSYDFARGIEVWNSSIWLLHSGATQIWDDLLKSGRRITGRGGSDAHHGPLGEGDMTSPSAWQSIANVLGTPTTWVFARERSPEAVVEALDAGRASISVNPNAERLALYVDTDGDGQADGMMGDNLPATGQPVTFMLEMVGGDFADISRLYTVTVIKNGEEFGTFTVTESHFEFEDTPAAGDRSYYRVEVQGWPSAYLISPLSPVLSTAMLALSNPVYFNY
- a CDS encoding MBL fold metallo-hydrolase; its protein translation is MQAGVLQNLAPNVHRLIAPNPSVMTGPGTNAYLLGNQRITVLDPGPAIDEHIDAINAAIRDLGGELEQIVVTHTHPDHSPAAAILAEQHGVPLLGRAIANDGYQDTSFQPHIELQHDQAIDVEGEILRAIYTPGHVDNHFCFLHEATGLMFTGDHIMQGSTVVIIPPAGDMADYIASLETMLGYPLRALAPGHGSVIEDAGAEIRGLIAHRLGRESKVRKALQQHGAGDLEALVKVAYDDVPVDIHSIAQLSLWAHLLKLKKQGEAHEQDGVWHPVK
- a CDS encoding MATE family efflux transporter, with the protein product MPVSAREELRRQLTIALPIVGGQLAQSANGFVDTVMAGRVSAVDLAAVAVGASIWVPVFLFLTGLLMATTSVLARHLGAGQLGRINPTMHQSMMLALLAGIAGALLLQNTGFILSRMDVDAQIQPMVEDYLFGLSWGLPAIAVVLSLRSYTEALGDTRPVLWISVIGLLVNIPVNYVLIYGKLGFPALGGVGCGWATAVVMNLMAVLMVLYVKFNDSYAQRGCKLELRPWQFEPPTLRYLFVLGLPVALAIFFEVSIFAVIALLLSQSGAIVVAGHQLTLNFTSLVFMLPLSFALAATSRIGHARGREDEEGLRLAIRIAFRITAVIGVTAAALLVVSREWIPRIYTDNPEVLSLASYLLLFAALYQISDALQVTANGCLRGFEDTQVPMYLTLFSYWGVGLPAGYVLATEAFGTTAMGPSGYWLGLFAGLSSAALLLGARLRWRMGQPLLTEQHRAQRAL
- the fabV gene encoding enoyl-ACP reductase FabV, encoding MIIKPRVRGFMCVTTHPVGCEANVRQQIDYVKAQGEIPNGPKKVLVIGASTGYGLASRISAAFGSGAATLGIFFEKEGTEKKPGTAGWYNSAAFHKFADAEGLYAKSINGDAFSDEIKEKTIAQIKADLGQVDLVVYSLAAPRRQHPKSGEVFNSTLKPIGKDVSQRGVNTDKETIETVTLPAATQDDIDSTVAVMGGEDWQMWIEALDEAGVLADGAKTTAYTYLGERITWDIYWHGTIGRAKQDLDKRVIDIRERLAAKGGDARVSVLKAVVTQASSAIPIMPLYLSLLFKVMKADGSHEGCIEQVYGLFRKSLYGDQPTCDEEGRLRADGLELRPEIQQAVSDAWDKVTTENLHDVTDFAGYKQEFLKLFGFGVDGVDYEADVDPVVPIAELV